The genomic interval TAAGAGCAATACCATGGATATAATAACTAGTTTTTTACGCATCATTTGTGAATATCCCCCATTTTTGATTTTCTTTCAGTTATTTATACAGAACTGCCATCATTTAGTTGCGGTTAGTTGTAAAAAAAACCTCCACACCACAGCAAAGCGTGGAATGAAGGTTTATTTTTGCTTCAGCATCTAGAGGACGCTGAAGGCTTTTTTGGTTTGCTACATTCTTTTCGTTTCCAAAAAGTCATATTGCGCGGCAATCGTCCAAACCTTCATCAGTGTTTGAATGAGATAATAGCCTTGATGCAGGATAAGTGCAATTAGCCCGGCCCAAAGCATGGAGAGACTTGTCACCACAAGCCCAGCAGCCGCTCCAATCCCCCACATGATGAGCGACACAGCTGCATAGGTGAGGAAATTTTGGAGAGCGTGCCATAAGGAACGGAATATGCTTCCTCCTGATGCAGCGCTGAATTGCATGGCTAGAAACAGTAGATGCAGTACTGTGCCCCATAGGAGCCATAGAAGGGCTCCAGGGAGCACCGTTTGCAGTAGCTCTGGAATAGAGCCGCTCTCTAGCAGAGCATCCAGTGAGCGCGGCAGCACATACCAAGCAGGAGCCACAGATAAAATAACCTCGATCCAGTAAAGCAGAACTACAGGCTTCCAAGCTTTGCGAATGCCTTCTAGAAATCGTGTCCCTCCATTCGATCTGGACTGATTTAACGAATAGAATAGACCGGCATTGAATAAGGGAGTGATCAGCATTCGGGCAACAAGGAGACCGCCCAGCGTCCAGACGTAAGGATTAATGAGATCGGTCTTGAACAGCTGGAATTGTGCTTCGGTCATGAATAGCTGAACGGCTGCTTCTGAAGGAGCGGAGCTTGGATATCGCCGCAGCAGCGGAGCTACGACCGAATCAATGAAGCGGTAAAGGAAGAACCCCCAGATCAGCTGATAAAGAAATAATAAAACAACAATGTAAAAATGTTTTACCGCTAACCGCCAGCCTTGCTTCAAATGTATTTTCATCGTTTATCGCTCCTTGAACGCAATTACTTACCAGCTCAGCGACCCGAGCAGTCCTTCAATTAGTTGGACAACGCCGAGGCTCCATCTCGTGCGTTTATCCTCTGGCAGCTGAGCCTGCATGTAGTTGTTAATGAGCTTATTATCAAGCACATTGCTGTTGTTTGGGTCAACGACTGCCCATTCAAGCGGAGCGGAATGCAGCTGTTTATATTGCATATGGGATTCCTGAGTATCCCAAAGCTTTGTTATTTTGGTGCCGTCAGTAAACTTCATCAACACTTTTATCTCGCCATTGCTGCCGCCGTTTTTCTTAATGAGTACAACAGATTCATACATCTCAGCACCATCTTGGGTGACTGGGCGTACATGAATCGATTCGATCGAAAAGTCGGCCATTTTGTTGCCGTAGACATATTGGCTGAAATAATCATTCCATTTCGTTTTTGTTACCTGTTCGACAACACGCTGGAAGTCTGCTGTCGATGGATGCTTGAACTTATACTTTTGGAAATAGGTTCGCAATATTTTTTGCATCGTTCTGGAGCCGACCTGATTCTCGATACCAATGAGCACCAGCTTTGCCCTCAGATATACATTCTCGGCATATTGCGAGTGGCTGGCGTATGACCAAGATTGCTGCTTGAGCGGAGCAGGGTTGGTCATATAGCTCGCTTCCATGCGCAAATTCGGCTCCAAGCCGTATGCCGTCTCCATTACTTTATCCTCGGCATAGGACGTAAACCCCTCGTCCAGCCATGCCTCCTCGAATTCATTAGAGGCGACCATTCCGTACCAATATTGATGGCCAATCTCATGAACGACCGTACGTTCAAGATCGTAGCCTGGGTTATCATTTTCTGCAGCGAAAGCGGTTATGAGTGTTGGATACTCCATGCCGCCAGCTCCGTTCGCTCCTTTGGGCGGAACGACGATCGACAGCGTACTGTAAGGATATTCACCATACCACTTGGCGTAGCTTGAGAGTGCGGACTTGGCTGCATGCATGTAGCGATCCTTAAGGTCAGCATGCGCAGGATCAAGATACAGCTTAATGCGCACACCGGGAATGCCGGTATCTGAATAAGCAGTCTCTTCATAAACGAAGTCTGGTGAGGCCGACCAAGCAAAATCATGAATATCATCAGCATAAAACTGGTAAATCTTTGTTGCTTCCTTGATCTCGATAGGCTTTGTTTGGAAGCCCGTTGCAGCGACGGTGTAGTTCTCAGGCACATTAATCCGAACGCTGTATATGCCGAAGTCGCTGTAGAACTCAGAATTGCCATGATACTGATGGACATTCCAGCCCTCAGCTGTACGTCCGCGCATGCCGGCTGTCTCATATACAGCGAGCTTTGGAAACCACTGCCCAGCCATCACGAAGTTGCCGGAATAGCCCATTCTTGCGAATACCTCTGGGAGCTTCACCTCGTAGCTCATTCGCAGCGTTACGGAGGTGCCGGGAGCGATAGGCTCCGGCAAGCGGATTTTGGCCAAAGTAAAATCATTGGCATTGCCATCGTCAGGTTGTACATATTGAAGACGTGGCAGAAGGCTCTCACCGTTCAGCGTTTCTAACGTAAGCAGGTTCATATAGCCTTGGCTATTGGTTGTTGCTTTGTCCTGGCGCAGCTTGCCGCCGGATTCTTTCATAAACGTGGTTTTGCCCGATTGAAACGCGTTCGGGTACAGATGGAAATAGAGCTCGGACACTGTTTTTTTGCCAGGGTTAGTCCAAGTTACGGTTTGCTCACCGTTCAGCTGCTTTGCATCATTCGTTAAATGCACGTTGATATGGTACTCAACGACACGTTTGCTCAGCTCTTGCGGTTTAGGTGTGATGACCGTATTCGGCTCCTGCACGGCAGGCGGCTTGACCGACTTTTGGGCAGGCGCTAGTGCTTGCTTGGCGTTAGCGGCGGGGGCGAAAGCATAAGTATATTGGGATTGCCAAGCAGTCCCGAAGTCATGCTGCATCGATATACCGAGCAGCGCGACTGCGAGTATTACGAGTAAAATTCGTTTGAAATAGCGTGGAGTCATTGAACGTTTCCCTCCCGTTGACAAGCATCTACAGCATGTATATGTTTGCTTTTCGATGATTATTAGCTAAAATGGAATTATTGTATCGGGGAAGGTGTGAATACGCATGACGGAAGAACAAGGGCAGTCGGCTGAGCCGGTAAAGAAAGAAAAGAAATCACTGTCGCTCAACGTAGTGAGCAGCAAACAACATAAAGGTTTTGGAGCAGGAACGATCGATTTGAGCGCGGTATCCTGTGTTATTATTGATGATGGCGTTGCTTATATTGATGTTGGCGCTATGCATGCAAAGAGTAAAGTAGAGCGTGGCATTAAGTTTACGCCTAACAAAGAGGATACTCCGAACGGTCGTCAATGCTGGATCGTATGGGTAGCGGTTGACCGCAATGAAGAAGGTTCCTATTACGCGGGCGCTACGGCATGCGAGATGCTGATTGATTCCGAGGCGCGTCGCGGGTGGAAGCTTCTCCCGGATCACGTGAACAAGCTGGATCAATCACTCAAACGCCGCTATAACTTGTCCGAGCTTGGCGATGTCGATAAATCGGCGCTTCGCAAGCTGCTTGTGGAGCATAATCTTGAGTGGTGGGATCGCTCCCCAGATGAGCTTAAGCAAGCTTTGAACGTATAACAGCTGGCGTTATTAGCAGCAGATTGAGTTTATTGTGAATTTTGGATGAGAACCTCATCGTTCGTAGGCTAGTCCTATCGAATGATGAGGTTTTCCGCGTTGATAGAGGCTGATAAAGCATTAGAAAAATTTTTTGGCAGCAAGTGCAGGGTATGCGGGACAAGCTGGCGTCTATTAGATTGGGAAGGAGGGGAGCGACATTCAAGACGAGGATTGGATCAGAGAGGTACAGAAGGGCGGGCCCGAGCATTTTGGTCCTTTTGTACAGGCATATGGTCCTTATATATATAGAACAGTCTTCGCAGTGCTTCGTTCACCGCATGATGCGGAGGATATTACACAGGAAGTGCTGCTGCAAATTTATCGCTCCCTTCCGGATTGTCGATTGGATGGGCTCAAAACATGGATTACCCGTATTGCCGTCAATCGAGCGATCGATTTCAAACGCAGCCGTGCACGAAAGCCAGAGGAGCTAATGGATAGCGAAGCGATGTCTGAAAAAGTACATGAAGAACTTGTGTCTGCTCCTGCTGCAGAAACATTAGCCATCGAACAGGCGGATAGGCAGCAGATACGAGAGCGAGTTGATGAAATGCCGGAAAACTATCGTGAAGTCATAACCGCTTATTATATGGAAGACAAGTCATATGAACAAATCGCAGCCGAAACTGGACTAGAACGCAAAAGCGTAGAGTCCAGGCTGTACCGTGCAAGAGGCTGGATGAAGCGCCATTTTCGGAAGGAGGACTTCGAATGATGATTGAGCATATCTCTTCTGATCAAATGTCCCGTTACGTAAACGACAGACTGGTTGATTCTGAGCGTATACCGGTTGAGCAGCATTTGGCTGCTTGCGACTTCTGTTTGCAGCTGTTCGTCATTGCGATTGAAACAGCTGAGGGCGAGATGCAGCGGGCAGATTCT from Paenibacillus sp. FSL K6-3182 carries:
- a CDS encoding M1 family metallopeptidase, coding for MTPRYFKRILLVILAVALLGISMQHDFGTAWQSQYTYAFAPAANAKQALAPAQKSVKPPAVQEPNTVITPKPQELSKRVVEYHINVHLTNDAKQLNGEQTVTWTNPGKKTVSELYFHLYPNAFQSGKTTFMKESGGKLRQDKATTNSQGYMNLLTLETLNGESLLPRLQYVQPDDGNANDFTLAKIRLPEPIAPGTSVTLRMSYEVKLPEVFARMGYSGNFVMAGQWFPKLAVYETAGMRGRTAEGWNVHQYHGNSEFYSDFGIYSVRINVPENYTVAATGFQTKPIEIKEATKIYQFYADDIHDFAWSASPDFVYEETAYSDTGIPGVRIKLYLDPAHADLKDRYMHAAKSALSSYAKWYGEYPYSTLSIVVPPKGANGAGGMEYPTLITAFAAENDNPGYDLERTVVHEIGHQYWYGMVASNEFEEAWLDEGFTSYAEDKVMETAYGLEPNLRMEASYMTNPAPLKQQSWSYASHSQYAENVYLRAKLVLIGIENQVGSRTMQKILRTYFQKYKFKHPSTADFQRVVEQVTKTKWNDYFSQYVYGNKMADFSIESIHVRPVTQDGAEMYESVVLIKKNGGSNGEIKVLMKFTDGTKITKLWDTQESHMQYKQLHSAPLEWAVVDPNNSNVLDNKLINNYMQAQLPEDKRTRWSLGVVQLIEGLLGSLSW
- a CDS encoding sigma-70 family RNA polymerase sigma factor; translation: MLRSPHDAEDITQEVLLQIYRSLPDCRLDGLKTWITRIAVNRAIDFKRSRARKPEELMDSEAMSEKVHEELVSAPAAETLAIEQADRQQIRERVDEMPENYREVITAYYMEDKSYEQIAAETGLERKSVESRLYRARGWMKRHFRKEDFE
- a CDS encoding YwhD family protein codes for the protein MTEEQGQSAEPVKKEKKSLSLNVVSSKQHKGFGAGTIDLSAVSCVIIDDGVAYIDVGAMHAKSKVERGIKFTPNKEDTPNGRQCWIVWVAVDRNEEGSYYAGATACEMLIDSEARRGWKLLPDHVNKLDQSLKRRYNLSELGDVDKSALRKLLVEHNLEWWDRSPDELKQALNV